One Micromonospora eburnea genomic region harbors:
- a CDS encoding cellulose binding domain-containing protein, with translation MHSTPPRRRTALLAAASTATLLAGILTTVTAAAATAACRVDYRVTNQWGGGFGADVTVTNLGDPVNGWTLTWAWTAGQQVTQAWNATVTQSGTQVTARDAGYNAAIGTGGTAAFGFNASWNDTSNPAPASFALNGTTCTGPTPPTSAPPSSTAPPTTTPPTTPPPGGAKQLEKLDRGLISVRSGSGNLVSWRLLGTETAGVAFNLYRGTTRVNTTPITGATSYLDSGAAAGSAYTVRAVVNGAEQAASAPALQFPNGYLDVPIQPPPGGTTPTGEAYTYSANDASVGDLDGDGRYEFVLKWDPSNSKDNSQSGYTGNVYVDAYTLTGTRLWRIDLGRNIRAGAHYTQFQVYDYDGDGRAEVAMKTADGTRSGTGQVIGSSSADHRNSSGYVLAGPEYLTMFDGRTGAALSTVDYDPPRGTVSSWGDSYGNRVDRFLAATAYLDGERPSLIMARGYYTRAVIAAWDFRTGTLTKRWTFDSNASGNGAAAGQGNHNLSVADVDGDGRQEIVYGAATIDDNGRLLWSTGNGHGDALHVGDLDPSRPGLEMFKVDEDGTKPSSYFADARTGQVLWQTAPNGDNGRGVSDDVWAGSPGAESWSAAADGLLNTRGQNIGRKPSSQNFLVWWDGDPVRELLDATKIDKYGTGGDTRLLTGSGVAANNGTKSTPALSGDILGDWREEVVWRTSDSTALRIYSTPTPTNLRIHTLMHDPQYRVSIAWQNTAYNQPPHTGFFLGDGMATPPTPNIYLR, from the coding sequence GTGCATTCCACCCCACCGCGCCGCCGCACCGCGTTGCTCGCCGCGGCCTCGACGGCCACCCTCCTCGCCGGCATCCTCACCACGGTGACCGCCGCCGCGGCCACCGCCGCCTGCCGGGTCGACTACCGGGTCACCAACCAGTGGGGCGGCGGCTTCGGCGCCGACGTCACCGTCACCAACCTCGGCGACCCGGTCAACGGCTGGACGCTCACCTGGGCCTGGACCGCCGGCCAGCAGGTGACCCAGGCGTGGAACGCCACCGTCACCCAGTCCGGCACCCAGGTCACCGCCCGTGACGCCGGCTACAACGCGGCGATCGGCACCGGCGGCACCGCCGCCTTCGGCTTCAACGCCTCGTGGAACGACACCAGCAACCCGGCCCCGGCCAGTTTCGCGCTCAACGGCACCACCTGCACCGGCCCCACCCCGCCCACCAGCGCGCCGCCGAGCAGCACCGCACCCCCGACCACCACCCCGCCCACCACCCCACCGCCCGGCGGCGCCAAACAGCTGGAGAAGCTGGACCGGGGCCTGATCAGCGTCCGCTCCGGCAGCGGCAACCTGGTCTCCTGGCGACTGCTCGGCACCGAGACCGCCGGGGTGGCGTTCAACCTCTACCGGGGCACCACCAGGGTCAACACCACCCCGATCACCGGCGCCACCAGCTACCTCGACAGCGGCGCGGCGGCCGGCTCGGCGTACACGGTGCGGGCCGTGGTGAACGGCGCGGAGCAGGCGGCATCCGCCCCCGCGCTGCAGTTCCCCAACGGCTACCTCGACGTGCCGATCCAGCCACCGCCCGGCGGCACCACCCCGACCGGGGAGGCGTACACCTACTCGGCCAACGACGCCAGCGTCGGCGACCTCGACGGCGACGGCCGGTACGAGTTCGTGCTCAAGTGGGACCCGTCGAACAGCAAGGACAACTCCCAGTCCGGCTACACCGGCAACGTGTACGTCGACGCGTACACCCTGACCGGCACCCGGCTTTGGCGCATCGACCTCGGCCGCAACATCCGGGCCGGCGCCCACTACACCCAGTTCCAGGTCTACGACTACGACGGCGACGGCCGCGCCGAGGTGGCCATGAAGACCGCCGACGGCACCCGCTCCGGCACCGGCCAGGTGATCGGCTCGTCCTCGGCCGACCACCGCAACTCCAGCGGCTACGTGCTCGCCGGCCCCGAGTACCTGACCATGTTCGACGGTCGCACCGGCGCCGCGCTCTCCACCGTGGACTACGACCCGCCGCGCGGCACCGTCTCCTCCTGGGGCGACTCCTACGGCAACCGGGTCGACCGGTTCCTCGCCGCCACCGCCTACCTCGACGGGGAACGCCCCTCGCTGATCATGGCGCGCGGCTACTACACCCGCGCGGTGATCGCCGCCTGGGACTTCCGCACCGGCACCCTCACCAAGCGCTGGACCTTCGACTCCAACGCCAGCGGCAACGGCGCCGCCGCCGGCCAGGGCAACCACAACCTCTCCGTCGCCGACGTGGACGGCGACGGCCGCCAGGAGATCGTGTACGGCGCCGCCACCATCGACGACAACGGCCGGCTGCTCTGGTCCACCGGCAACGGGCACGGCGACGCCCTGCACGTCGGCGACCTCGACCCGTCCCGGCCGGGGCTTGAGATGTTCAAGGTCGACGAGGACGGCACCAAGCCCAGCTCGTACTTCGCCGACGCCCGCACCGGCCAGGTGCTCTGGCAGACCGCACCGAACGGCGACAACGGCCGGGGCGTCTCCGACGACGTCTGGGCCGGCAGCCCTGGCGCCGAGTCCTGGTCCGCCGCCGCCGACGGCCTGCTCAACACCAGAGGGCAGAACATCGGCCGCAAACCGTCCTCACAGAACTTCCTCGTCTGGTGGGACGGCGACCCGGTCCGCGAACTGCTCGACGCCACGAAGATCGACAAGTACGGCACCGGCGGCGACACCCGGCTGCTCACCGGCAGCGGCGTGGCCGCCAACAACGGCACCAAGTCCACCCCGGCGCTCTCCGGCGACATCCTCGGCGACTGGCGCGAAGAGGTGGTCTGGCGCACCAGCGACAGCACCGCGCTGCGCATCTACAGCACACCGACCCCGACCAACCTGCGCATCCACACCCTGATGCACGACCCGCAGTACCGGGTCTCGATCGCCTGGCAGAACACCGCCTACAACCAGCCACCGCACACCGGGTTCTTCCTCGGCGACGGCATGGCCACCCCGCCCACACCGAACATCTACCTGCGCTGA
- a CDS encoding pyridoxal-dependent decarboxylase produces MAEHMDPEEFRRAGHAVVDWIADYWETVGQRPVTSQDPPGAVAAALPAGPTEQGEPVEAVLADLDRIVAPRLTHWQHPGFFGYFPANTSGPSVLGDLVSSGLGVQGMLWATGPACTELETVMLDWLADLLDLPKRFRSTGPGGGVIQDSASSAALVATLGALHRASKGRWRTDGVDRRYRAYASTQGHSSIEKAARMAGLGADGVRAIEVDPATQAMRPAALRAAIEADLAAGVVPAIVVATIGTTSTTAVDPVAEIGEICAEHGVWLHVDAAYAGSAAVCPELRWSHAGVEYADSYCFDPHKWLLTGFDCDAFWVADRGELIEALTVMPEYLRNAATESGVVIDYRDWQVPLGRRFRALKLWFVLRWYGVEGLRAHIRSGVALADRFAARVAADDRFELAAPHPFSLVCFRLRAGDEASAELLRRVNTTGRVLLTHTRIEGRYALRLAVGSPLTTEHHVDEAWHLLSTEADALLSD; encoded by the coding sequence ATGGCTGAGCACATGGACCCGGAGGAGTTCCGCCGCGCCGGGCACGCCGTGGTGGACTGGATCGCCGACTACTGGGAGACGGTCGGACAACGGCCGGTGACCTCGCAGGATCCGCCCGGCGCGGTGGCCGCCGCGCTGCCCGCCGGGCCGACGGAGCAGGGTGAGCCGGTCGAGGCCGTGCTGGCCGACCTGGACCGGATCGTCGCCCCTCGGCTGACCCACTGGCAGCACCCGGGCTTCTTCGGGTACTTCCCGGCCAACACCTCCGGCCCGAGCGTGCTGGGCGACCTGGTCAGCTCCGGCCTCGGCGTGCAGGGGATGCTGTGGGCGACCGGCCCGGCCTGCACCGAGCTGGAGACGGTCATGTTGGACTGGCTCGCCGACCTGCTCGACCTGCCGAAGCGGTTCCGCTCGACCGGCCCCGGCGGCGGGGTGATCCAGGATTCGGCCTCGTCGGCGGCGCTGGTCGCCACGCTGGGCGCGCTGCACCGGGCCAGCAAGGGCCGCTGGCGTACCGACGGCGTCGACCGGCGCTACCGGGCGTACGCCTCCACGCAGGGGCATTCCTCCATCGAGAAGGCGGCCCGGATGGCCGGGTTGGGCGCCGACGGGGTACGGGCGATCGAGGTGGACCCGGCGACGCAGGCGATGCGTCCGGCGGCGCTGCGGGCGGCGATCGAGGCGGACCTGGCGGCCGGCGTGGTGCCGGCGATCGTGGTGGCCACCATCGGCACCACGTCCACCACCGCGGTCGATCCGGTGGCGGAGATCGGCGAGATCTGCGCGGAGCACGGCGTATGGCTGCACGTCGACGCCGCGTACGCGGGTTCCGCGGCGGTCTGCCCGGAGCTGCGCTGGTCGCACGCCGGGGTCGAGTACGCCGACTCGTACTGCTTCGACCCGCACAAGTGGCTGCTCACCGGCTTCGACTGTGACGCGTTCTGGGTGGCCGACCGGGGCGAACTGATCGAGGCGTTGACGGTGATGCCCGAGTATCTGCGCAACGCGGCGACCGAGTCCGGTGTGGTGATCGACTACCGGGACTGGCAGGTGCCGCTGGGCCGCCGGTTCCGGGCGCTCAAGCTCTGGTTCGTGCTGCGCTGGTACGGCGTCGAGGGACTGCGGGCGCACATCCGCTCGGGGGTGGCGCTCGCCGACCGCTTCGCCGCGCGGGTCGCCGCCGACGATCGGTTCGAGCTGGCCGCGCCGCATCCGTTCTCGCTGGTCTGCTTCCGCCTGCGGGCCGGCGACGAGGCGAGCGCCGAGCTGCTGCGTCGGGTCAACACCACCGGACGGGTGCTGCTGACCCACACCCGCATCGAGGGCCGCTACGCGCTGCGCCTGGCGGTCGGGTCGCCGCTGACCACCGAGCACCACGTCGACGAGGCATGGCATCTGCTCTCCACCGAGGCCGACGCCCTCCTGAGCGACTGA
- a CDS encoding sulfite exporter TauE/SafE family protein gives MRKLLILALVGLAAQLIDGALGMAYGLTSSTLLLFAGVAPATASASVHLAEIGTTLAAGVSHWRFGNVDWRVVARIAVPGAIGAFAGATFLSSISTEAAAPWMAAILFALGAYLLVRFSRPLRPNRAAGRLRGRFLAPLGLFAGFVDATGGGGWGPVATPALLVSGRMAPRKVIGSVDTAEFLVAGAASAGFLIGLGSEGFLLSTVAALLIGGLIAAPIAAWLVRVVPAQLLGAVIGGVIVLTNARTLLRAGELGGPVPPLVYALLGAGWLAALALAARALYRARRARSVAAAALAAPSAIATAATGMPDGASTGGADAATPEAPRPLTAAVEG, from the coding sequence GTGCGCAAGCTGCTGATCCTCGCTCTGGTCGGGCTCGCCGCGCAGCTGATCGACGGCGCGCTCGGCATGGCGTACGGGCTCACCTCCTCCACCCTGCTGCTCTTCGCCGGGGTCGCGCCGGCCACCGCGTCCGCCTCGGTGCACCTGGCGGAGATCGGCACCACCCTCGCGGCGGGGGTGTCGCACTGGCGGTTCGGCAACGTCGACTGGCGGGTGGTCGCCCGGATCGCGGTGCCCGGCGCGATCGGCGCGTTCGCCGGCGCCACCTTCCTCAGCTCCATCTCCACCGAGGCCGCCGCACCGTGGATGGCCGCCATCCTGTTCGCCCTGGGCGCGTACCTGCTGGTCCGCTTCTCCCGGCCGCTGCGCCCCAACCGGGCCGCCGGCCGCCTGCGGGGCCGCTTCCTCGCCCCGCTCGGGCTGTTCGCCGGCTTCGTCGACGCCACTGGCGGTGGGGGTTGGGGCCCGGTCGCCACCCCGGCGCTGCTGGTCTCCGGCCGGATGGCACCGCGCAAGGTCATCGGCTCGGTCGACACGGCCGAGTTCCTGGTGGCCGGGGCGGCCAGCGCCGGTTTCCTCATCGGCCTCGGCTCCGAGGGCTTTCTGCTCTCCACCGTGGCCGCCCTGCTGATCGGCGGCCTGATCGCCGCACCGATCGCCGCCTGGCTGGTCCGCGTCGTCCCGGCCCAACTGCTCGGCGCGGTCATCGGCGGGGTGATCGTGCTGACCAACGCCCGCACGCTGCTGCGCGCCGGCGAGCTGGGCGGGCCGGTCCCGCCCCTGGTCTACGCGCTGCTCGGCGCGGGCTGGCTGGCCGCGCTGGCGCTGGCGGCGCGGGCGCTGTACCGGGCCCGCCGAGCCCGGTCCGTCGCCGCAGCGGCACTCGCCGCGCCGTCCGCGATCGCGACGGCCGCAACCGGCATGCCCGATGGCGCGTCGACGGGAGGGGCCGACGCCGCGACGCCGGAGGCGCCCCGGCCTCTCACCGCCGCCGTCGAGGGCTGA
- a CDS encoding RrF2 family transcriptional regulator: protein MRLSARVDYALRAAAELAAVDASRAAGGAATGRSRPVTAEQIARAQEIPPKFLESILLQLRRGGVVHAQRGPEGGYWLARPASEISLAEVIRVIDGPLAHVRGQRPEQLGYQGAARALQEVWIALRASEREILELVTIADVASGRLPGRVNELAADPAAWT from the coding sequence ATGCGTCTCTCCGCCCGGGTCGATTACGCCCTTCGCGCTGCCGCCGAACTGGCGGCGGTGGACGCCAGCAGGGCGGCCGGTGGTGCGGCGACCGGGCGGAGCCGGCCGGTGACCGCCGAGCAGATCGCCCGCGCCCAGGAGATCCCGCCGAAGTTCCTGGAGAGCATCCTGCTCCAGCTGCGCCGGGGCGGCGTCGTGCACGCCCAGCGCGGCCCCGAGGGCGGCTACTGGCTGGCCCGGCCCGCCTCGGAGATCTCTTTGGCCGAGGTGATCCGGGTGATCGACGGCCCGTTGGCGCACGTGCGTGGCCAGCGCCCGGAGCAGCTCGGCTACCAGGGGGCGGCCCGGGCGTTGCAGGAGGTCTGGATCGCCCTGCGGGCCAGCGAACGGGAGATCCTCGAACTGGTCACCATCGCCGACGTGGCCAGCGGCAGGCTGCCCGGCCGGGTCAACGAGCTCGCCGCCGACCCGGCCGCCTGGACCTGA
- a CDS encoding acyl-CoA thioesterase: MTELAGATGQAAVDQLLAVLDLDHTGEMTFRGMSPPVGPQRVYGGQVAGQALVAAGRTVDPERFVHSLHGYFVRPGDPAEPIEYQVENVRDGRSFSVRRSVALQHDKPIFFMSASFQRHEEGLDHQAPAPLDVPGPDGVPTMTDRLSRYPERLGIWGQIPRPIDVRYVGEPGWVRPGDRPAEPHQRVWMRIDGKLPDDPLLHACALTYASDLTLLDSVLSVHGEVWGPGGVVGASLDHALWFHRSFRADEWFLYDCWSPSASGARGLATGRMFTTDGRHIASAVQEGLLRRVGD, from the coding sequence GTGACCGAGCTGGCCGGGGCGACCGGGCAGGCCGCGGTCGACCAGCTCCTCGCGGTGCTGGACCTGGACCACACGGGCGAGATGACCTTCCGGGGGATGAGCCCGCCGGTCGGCCCACAGCGGGTGTACGGCGGCCAGGTCGCCGGCCAGGCCCTGGTCGCCGCCGGGCGCACCGTCGACCCGGAGCGCTTCGTGCACTCCCTGCACGGCTACTTCGTCCGCCCCGGCGACCCGGCCGAGCCGATCGAGTACCAGGTGGAGAACGTCCGGGACGGCCGGTCCTTCTCGGTACGCCGGTCCGTCGCGCTCCAACACGACAAGCCGATCTTCTTCATGTCGGCGTCGTTCCAGCGGCACGAGGAGGGGCTGGACCACCAGGCGCCAGCCCCCCTCGACGTGCCCGGCCCGGACGGGGTCCCGACGATGACCGACCGGCTCTCCCGCTACCCGGAGCGGCTCGGCATCTGGGGCCAGATCCCCCGCCCGATCGACGTCCGCTACGTGGGCGAGCCCGGCTGGGTACGCCCCGGCGACCGGCCCGCCGAGCCGCACCAGCGGGTCTGGATGCGGATCGACGGCAAGCTGCCCGACGACCCGCTGCTGCACGCCTGCGCTTTGACGTACGCCTCGGACCTGACCCTGCTCGACTCGGTGCTCTCGGTGCACGGCGAGGTCTGGGGGCCCGGGGGAGTGGTGGGCGCGAGCCTGGACCACGCGCTCTGGTTCCACCGGTCCTTCCGTGCCGACGAGTGGTTCCTCTACGACTGCTGGAGCCCGTCCGCCTCCGGTGCCCGTGGCCTGGCCACCGGCCGGATGTTCACCACCGACGGCCGGCACATCGCCAGCGCCGTCCAGGAGGGGCTGCTGCGTCGGGTCGGCGACTGA
- the pyk gene encoding pyruvate kinase, which produces MGVTRRAKIVCTLGPATSSPERIRGLVEAGMNVARLNFSHGSHSDHEAVCRLVREAAEAAGQPVAVLADLQGPKIRLGRFADGPHEWRTGDSVVITGDDILGTKERVSCTYRKLPQEVKPGDRLLIDDGRVAVEVSDVTGNDIRCLVTEGGPVSNNKGVSLPNVAVSVPALSEKDAEDLRFALGLGVDMVALSFVRSPDDIKLVHAIMAEEDVFRPVLAKVEKPEAVDHLEAIVLAFDGVMVARGDLGVELPLDQVPLVQKRAVQLCRENAKPVIVATQMLDSMIENSRPTRAEASDVANAVLDGADAVMLSGETSVGKYPVLTVSTMAKIVQTTESGSISVPRLQHDPRTHGGALTVAASSIARAIGAKAMVAFSQTGDTVKRLARLHCDLPLLAFTPVPEVRNQLALSWGVETFLMPFVEHTDDMFRQVDQALLGLNRANPGDYVVIVAGSPPGTPGSTNTLRVHQLGSLVDLASARALQ; this is translated from the coding sequence ATGGGCGTGACACGCCGCGCGAAGATCGTCTGCACACTCGGCCCCGCCACCTCGTCCCCGGAGCGCATCCGGGGCCTGGTCGAGGCCGGCATGAACGTGGCGAGGCTCAACTTCAGCCACGGCAGTCACTCGGACCACGAGGCGGTGTGCCGGCTCGTCCGGGAGGCGGCCGAGGCGGCCGGGCAGCCCGTGGCGGTGCTCGCCGACCTCCAGGGCCCGAAGATCCGGCTCGGCCGGTTCGCCGACGGCCCGCACGAGTGGCGCACCGGCGACTCCGTCGTGATCACCGGGGACGACATCCTCGGCACCAAGGAGCGGGTCTCCTGCACCTACCGCAAGCTGCCGCAGGAGGTGAAGCCGGGCGACCGGCTGCTGATCGACGACGGCCGGGTCGCGGTCGAGGTCAGCGACGTCACCGGCAACGACATCCGGTGCCTGGTCACCGAGGGCGGCCCGGTCTCCAACAACAAGGGCGTCTCGCTGCCGAACGTGGCGGTCAGCGTCCCGGCCCTGTCGGAGAAGGACGCCGAGGACCTGCGCTTCGCGCTCGGCCTGGGCGTGGACATGGTCGCGCTCTCCTTCGTCCGCTCGCCGGACGACATCAAGCTGGTGCACGCGATCATGGCCGAGGAGGACGTGTTCCGCCCGGTGCTGGCCAAGGTCGAGAAGCCCGAGGCGGTCGACCACCTGGAGGCGATCGTGCTCGCCTTCGACGGCGTCATGGTCGCCCGCGGCGACCTCGGCGTGGAGCTGCCGCTGGACCAGGTGCCGCTGGTGCAGAAGCGCGCGGTGCAGCTCTGCCGGGAGAACGCCAAGCCGGTCATCGTCGCCACCCAGATGCTCGACTCCATGATCGAGAATTCGCGGCCGACCCGCGCCGAGGCCTCCGACGTGGCCAACGCGGTGCTCGACGGCGCGGACGCGGTGATGCTCTCCGGTGAGACCAGCGTCGGCAAGTACCCGGTGCTCACCGTCAGCACGATGGCCAAGATCGTCCAGACCACCGAGTCCGGCTCGATCTCCGTGCCCCGACTCCAGCACGACCCGCGTACGCACGGTGGCGCGCTCACCGTCGCCGCCTCCTCGATCGCCCGGGCCATCGGCGCCAAGGCGATGGTCGCCTTCTCGCAGACCGGTGACACCGTCAAGCGGCTCGCCCGGCTGCACTGCGACCTGCCGCTGCTGGCGTTCACCCCGGTGCCGGAGGTGCGTAACCAGCTCGCCCTATCCTGGGGCGTCGAGACGTTCCTGATGCCCTTCGTCGAGCACACCGACGACATGTTCCGCCAGGTCGACCAGGCGTTGCTCGGCCTCAACCGGGCCAACCCCGGCGACTACGTGGTGATCGTGGCGGGCAGCCCGCCCGGCACCCCCGGTTCCACCAACACGCTGCGCGTGCACCAGCTCGGCTCGCTGGTCGACCTCGCCTCGGCGCGGGCGTTGCAGTGA
- a CDS encoding YciI family protein: MAGMPQVDFALDTYECIVLYPGPSGRALPEETVQRLQAEHTQHMRALQRRGVILVAGSVDGPARQPDPPIGFGLARTGSVDDVRGVMEADPAVQAGLYRVDVLTFLCPAGSLEFPLAKTQS, translated from the coding sequence ATGGCCGGAATGCCGCAGGTCGACTTCGCGCTCGACACGTACGAGTGCATCGTGCTCTACCCGGGGCCGTCGGGCCGGGCCCTGCCGGAGGAGACGGTGCAGCGGTTGCAGGCCGAGCACACCCAGCACATGCGGGCGCTGCAACGCCGCGGCGTCATCCTGGTCGCCGGCTCGGTGGACGGCCCGGCCCGGCAGCCGGACCCGCCGATCGGCTTCGGCCTGGCCCGCACCGGCTCGGTCGACGACGTACGCGGCGTCATGGAGGCCGACCCGGCGGTGCAGGCCGGGCTCTACCGGGTGGACGTGCTGACCTTCCTCTGCCCGGCCGGCTCGCTGGAGTTCCCGCTGGCCAAGACGCAGAGCTGA
- a CDS encoding GMC family oxidoreductase, protein MDEFDYVIVGAGAAGCVLANRLSEDPGTRVLLVEAGGWDRSPFVRIPKGFSYLMDDRRTAWHYPATTGPGRDETWQRGRMIGGSTSINGMIYSRGAQPDYDALERLGNPGWGWSTMLPIFKRLEDNPLGASEVRGVGGPLRLSTTTGTDELCEEMIEAGAKLGWRRVDDLNADDDERIGYAMATIRDGSRVSAAHAFLHPVRDRPNLTVAVDTVVLRVLIRDGRAVGVRAEHRGRPVDHLASAEVILAAGALATPQLLQVSGIGPADTLRSAGVEVLLDRPRVGAGLREHRSMALQYRLAGPGGYNAQLAGPLGQARAALRYLFTRRGPLALPVLDVAAHIKSRPDLDRPDAHLLMAPFSAAPPRPGRALELEREPGLMCLGTVTRPDSEGTLAISGPDPRTPPAIVANYLDSPHDRTVAVDTFRRMRELFATAPIADRLAAEVLPGPATRTDEEIVEAALAHGYCGYHAIGTCAMGPDDEHVVDPRLRVRGVAGLRVVDASVLPLMVAGWISAPVTALAWRAADLILGHGTRD, encoded by the coding sequence GTGGACGAATTCGACTACGTCATCGTCGGTGCGGGCGCGGCCGGGTGCGTGCTGGCCAACCGGCTCAGCGAGGACCCGGGCACCCGGGTGCTGCTGGTCGAGGCGGGCGGCTGGGACCGCAGCCCCTTCGTCCGCATACCCAAGGGCTTCTCCTACCTGATGGACGACCGGCGTACCGCCTGGCACTATCCGGCGACGACCGGGCCGGGGCGGGACGAGACGTGGCAGCGCGGGCGGATGATCGGCGGCTCGACCTCGATCAACGGCATGATCTACAGCCGGGGCGCCCAGCCGGACTACGACGCGCTGGAACGCCTCGGCAACCCTGGCTGGGGCTGGTCGACCATGCTGCCGATCTTCAAACGGCTGGAGGACAACCCGCTGGGCGCCTCGGAGGTCCGAGGCGTCGGCGGCCCGCTGCGGCTCTCCACCACCACCGGCACCGACGAACTCTGCGAGGAGATGATCGAGGCCGGGGCGAAGCTGGGCTGGCGCCGGGTCGACGACCTCAACGCCGACGACGACGAGCGGATCGGCTACGCCATGGCCACCATCCGCGACGGGAGCCGGGTCAGCGCCGCCCACGCCTTCCTGCATCCGGTACGCGACCGGCCGAACCTGACCGTCGCGGTCGACACCGTCGTGCTGCGGGTGCTGATCCGCGACGGCCGCGCGGTCGGGGTACGCGCCGAGCACCGGGGGCGGCCGGTCGACCACCTGGCCTCCGCCGAGGTGATCCTCGCCGCGGGCGCCCTCGCCACCCCGCAACTGCTGCAGGTCTCCGGCATCGGGCCGGCCGACACGCTGCGTTCCGCCGGGGTGGAGGTGCTGCTCGACCGGCCCCGGGTGGGCGCCGGCCTGCGGGAACACCGCTCGATGGCCCTGCAGTACCGGCTGGCCGGGCCGGGCGGCTACAACGCGCAGCTCGCCGGCCCGCTCGGGCAGGCCCGCGCCGCGCTCCGCTACCTGTTCACCCGGCGCGGCCCGCTCGCCCTGCCCGTGCTCGACGTGGCGGCCCACATCAAGTCCCGCCCCGACCTGGACCGCCCGGACGCCCACCTGCTGATGGCCCCGTTCTCGGCGGCGCCGCCCCGGCCCGGGCGGGCGTTGGAGCTGGAACGGGAGCCGGGCCTGATGTGCCTGGGCACGGTGACCCGCCCGGACAGCGAGGGAACCCTCGCCATCAGCGGGCCGGACCCGCGCACCCCGCCCGCGATCGTGGCGAACTATCTCGACTCCCCGCACGACCGCACCGTCGCGGTGGACACCTTCCGGCGGATGCGGGAACTCTTCGCCACCGCGCCGATCGCCGACCGGCTCGCGGCCGAGGTGCTGCCCGGACCGGCGACGCGGACCGACGAGGAGATCGTCGAGGCGGCCCTGGCGCACGGCTACTGCGGCTACCACGCCATCGGCACCTGCGCCATGGGCCCGGACGACGAGCACGTCGTCGACCCGCGGCTGCGGGTACGCGGAGTGGCCGGACTCCGCGTGGTCGACGCGTCGGTGCTGCCGCTGATGGTCGCCGGCTGGATCAGCGCGCCGGTGACCGCGCTGGCCTGGCGGGCCGCCGACCTGATTCTCGGCCACGGCACCCGGGACTGA
- a CDS encoding lipase family alpha/beta hydrolase, whose product MLLRKIITLTAVVAALLVPATAAQAATPTGATAATPTDSVAAERAIAAAASANPVIVVGGLIGISIAYEPIAARLRADGYRVWIYQLPGLGVGDIRDSARALSSYVDQVRAATGATKVDLVTHSEGGLVSRWYVKFLGGADRVAHYVSLGTPQQGTYVANIMNFVGLGSCAGVVACQQMSIGSDFLAALNDGDETPGAVRWTTVRTWQDELVRPVDNAVLADGATNVLVQGWCPLRVVGHLGLVLDGTTYTVVRQALADAAVRPDCFAL is encoded by the coding sequence ATGCTGCTCCGAAAGATCATCACCCTGACCGCCGTCGTCGCCGCCCTGCTCGTCCCCGCCACCGCCGCCCAGGCCGCCACCCCGACCGGGGCCACCGCCGCCACGCCGACCGATTCCGTCGCCGCCGAACGCGCCATCGCGGCGGCGGCCTCGGCCAACCCGGTCATCGTCGTCGGCGGGTTGATCGGCATCTCCATCGCCTACGAGCCGATCGCCGCCCGGCTGCGGGCCGACGGCTACCGGGTGTGGATCTACCAACTCCCCGGGCTCGGCGTCGGCGACATCCGCGACTCCGCCCGCGCCCTGTCGTCCTACGTGGACCAGGTGCGCGCCGCCACCGGCGCGACCAAGGTGGACCTGGTCACCCACTCCGAGGGCGGCCTGGTCTCCCGCTGGTACGTCAAGTTCCTGGGCGGCGCCGACCGGGTGGCCCACTACGTCAGCCTGGGTACCCCGCAGCAGGGCACCTACGTCGCCAACATCATGAACTTCGTCGGGCTGGGCAGTTGCGCCGGCGTCGTCGCCTGCCAGCAGATGTCGATCGGCTCGGACTTCCTCGCCGCCCTCAACGACGGCGACGAGACCCCCGGCGCGGTCCGCTGGACCACCGTGCGCACCTGGCAGGACGAACTGGTCCGGCCGGTCGACAACGCGGTGCTCGCCGACGGCGCCACCAACGTGCTGGTCCAGGGGTGGTGCCCGCTGCGGGTCGTCGGCCACCTCGGCCTCGTCCTCGACGGTACGACGTACACCGTCGTCCGGCAGGCGCTCGCCGACGCGGCCGTCCGGCCCGACTGCTTCGCCCTCTGA